A region from the Vicia villosa cultivar HV-30 ecotype Madison, WI linkage group LG3, Vvil1.0, whole genome shotgun sequence genome encodes:
- the LOC131654883 gene encoding GDSL esterase/lipase EXL3-like — MCTLLICFILLGGVVSYTTHAIKLPPNVSLPAVFAFGDSIMDTGNNNNNMKTLAKCNFPPYGKDFKGGVPTGRFGNGKVPSDFLVEVLGIKELLPAYLDPNIQPNDLITGVCFASGGAGYDPLTSQIASVISLSDQIELFKEYIGKLKGLVGEERANFIIENSIYLVVQGSNDISNTYFLSHVRELQYDVPAYTDLMLNAATNFLTEIYKLGARKIGVFSAPPIGCVPFQRTVAGGIERECSEKINDLCKLFNTKLSKELTSLNHRLTNSRMVYLDVYAPLLDIIVNYQNYGYKVGDKGCCGTGEVEASVLCNQFSTTCENANDYVFWDSFHPTESVYIKLVDSLIQKYMHQFL; from the exons ATGTGTACCTTGCTGATATGTTTCATATTGTTGGGAGGAGTTGTTTCTTACACAACTCATGCTATAAAACTTCCACCAAATGTTTCATTACCAGCAGTGTTTGCTTTTGGAGATTCAATCATGGATACaggtaacaacaataataacatgaAAACACTTGCCAAGTGCAATTTTCCTCCATATGGGAAAGATTTCAAAGGAGGTGTCCCAACTGGTCGGTTCGGCAATGGAAAAGTTCCATCCGACTTTTTAG TTGAAGTATTAGGTATTAAGGAACTTCTTCCTGCATATTTGGATCCAAATATTCAACCTAACGACCTCATCACGGGTGTTTGCTTTGCGTCGGGTGGTGCCGGATACGATCCTCTCACATCGCAAATAGCG TCAGTTATATCATTGTCCGATCAAATAGAATTGTTCAAAGAATACATAGGAAAGCTAAAAGGACTTGTTGGAGAGGAAAGAGCAAACTTCATCATAGAAAATAGTATCTACCTTGTTGTTCAAGGAAGCAATGACATCTCCAATACATATTTTTTGAGTCATGTTAGAGAATTACAATACGATGTTCCCGCTTACACTGATCTCATGCTCAACGCCGCTACAAATTTCTTAACG GAAATATATAAACTTGGTGCAAGAAAGATAGGAGTATTTAGTGCTCCACCAATTGGATGTGTGCCTTTTCAAAGAACAGTTGCTGGAGGAATTGAGAGAGAATGTTCAGAAAAAATCAATGATTTGTGCAAGTTATTTAACACTAAATTATCAAAGGAGTTGACTTCTCTTAACCATAGGTTGACTAATTCAAGGATGGTTTATCTTGATGTTTATGCACCTCTTCTTGACATCATTGTAAATTATCAAAATTATG GTTATAAAGTTGGAGACAAAGGATGTTGTGGAACAGGTGAAGTAGAGGCATCAGTGTTGTGTAATCAATTCTCTACTACGTGTGAAAATGCCAATGACTATGTTTTTTGGGACAGTTTTCATCCCACAGAGAGTGTCTATATAAAGCTTGTAGATTCTCTTATTCAAAAATATATGCACCAATttctctag